The following proteins are co-located in the Desulfatitalea tepidiphila genome:
- a CDS encoding galactose-1-phosphate uridylyltransferase codes for MLAFKQETFHSRIILPSGEAVERPVEVRTNPITGRTCRITYSRGEEREPGAEGLPEPPPFAHEMERCPFCQAQMAARTPRLASELWPPGRMTRGSSTLFPNLFPYGRYSAVSLFDDRHYVEIGTARLQSYADSFLNCRNYLLRVLAHDPEAVYMAITQNHLPSAGGSLLHPHLQVQADRIPANHQRFLSSRAAKHRKKNGTRLFGDYLTLERGAGLRWIGETGPWLWLAAFAPEGFFEIWGILPGITTLRHTTDDHWAGLAKGVLNTQRFYRSLGRNGYNLGLLLLEDGADDLELRVVLTVRGNYAPWVRSDFTGFEVMLGDMATFSAPESTAERARPFWADDPH; via the coding sequence ATGTTGGCATTCAAGCAGGAGACGTTTCATTCCCGGATCATACTGCCCAGCGGTGAGGCGGTCGAACGTCCTGTCGAGGTCCGCACCAATCCGATTACCGGCCGCACCTGCCGGATCACTTACAGCCGGGGAGAAGAGCGCGAGCCCGGGGCAGAGGGCCTGCCCGAACCGCCGCCGTTTGCGCACGAGATGGAGAGGTGCCCTTTCTGCCAGGCGCAAATGGCCGCCCGAACCCCCCGTCTCGCATCCGAGCTGTGGCCTCCGGGCCGCATGACCCGGGGGAGTTCCACCCTTTTCCCCAACCTCTTTCCCTACGGGCGCTATTCGGCGGTGAGCCTGTTCGACGACCGGCATTATGTCGAGATCGGCACGGCCCGCCTTCAATCCTACGCGGACAGTTTCCTGAACTGCCGAAACTACCTGCTGCGGGTGCTCGCCCACGACCCGGAGGCTGTTTACATGGCCATCACCCAGAACCATCTGCCATCGGCCGGCGGCTCCCTGCTCCATCCCCATCTGCAGGTGCAGGCCGACCGCATCCCGGCTAACCACCAGCGTTTTTTAAGCTCCCGTGCCGCCAAACATCGAAAAAAAAACGGTACGCGTCTGTTCGGCGACTATCTGACCTTGGAAAGAGGTGCCGGACTGCGCTGGATCGGCGAAACAGGCCCCTGGCTGTGGTTGGCCGCATTTGCGCCCGAGGGTTTTTTCGAAATCTGGGGCATCCTGCCGGGCATCACCACTCTGCGTCACACCACGGACGACCATTGGGCGGGCCTGGCGAAGGGGGTCTTGAACACCCAACGGTTTTACCGCAGCCTGGGCCGCAACGGCTACAACCTCGGCCTGCTTCTGCTGGAAGATGGCGCTGACGATCTGGAGCTGCGGGTCGTGCTCACGGTGCGCGGTAACTATGCGCCCTGGGTGCGCAGTGATTTCACCGGCTTCGAGGTGATGTTGGGCGACATGGCGACTTTTTCGGCGCCCGAATCGACGGCCGAGCGCGCGCGCCCCTTCTGGGCCGACGACCCCCATTGA
- a CDS encoding FAD-dependent oxidoreductase: MNKLLIIGGSDAGISAALRIKEIDGRADVTVVVADAYPNFSICGLPFYLSGEVADWRTLAHRTAEEIAQHGIDLLLDHRALDIDPKTKTVGVQSSQGASMRIPYSKLLIGTGAESARPPIAGIDLPGVFFLRWMADSFSVKRFMEDHNPKTAVVIGGGYIGLEMADALTHKGVRVTLIEFAPQVLTTLDPELGRLIHAELGSRGVEILTGHAVERIERSDGRLLVRVASGQAVAADMVVVAAGAKPSVELANTAGIDLGVGGAIEVDRTMATRLADIWAAGDCVHTWHRILGRYVYMPLGTTAHKQGRVAGENMLGGRCQFQGSLGTQVVKVFDSVAARTGLRDNEARAAGFDPITVALTTWDHKVYYPGAKQLHIRLTGDRHTGRLLGAQMVGHRNAEVSKRIDIVAAALYNEMRIGALCDLDLSYTPPLSSPWDPVQMAAMQWLGMIRQSG; encoded by the coding sequence ATGAACAAACTGCTCATCATCGGCGGCAGCGACGCGGGCATCAGCGCCGCCCTGCGCATTAAAGAGATCGACGGCCGGGCCGACGTGACCGTGGTCGTGGCCGACGCCTACCCCAACTTCAGCATTTGCGGCCTGCCGTTCTATCTGAGCGGCGAAGTGGCCGACTGGCGAACCTTGGCCCACCGCACAGCCGAGGAGATCGCCCAACACGGCATCGACCTGCTTCTGGACCACCGCGCGCTGGACATCGATCCGAAGACAAAGACGGTGGGCGTGCAGTCATCCCAGGGCGCCTCGATGCGGATCCCTTACAGTAAACTTCTTATCGGCACCGGCGCTGAATCGGCGCGGCCACCCATTGCAGGGATCGATCTTCCCGGGGTCTTTTTCCTGCGCTGGATGGCGGACAGTTTCTCCGTCAAACGATTCATGGAGGACCACAACCCAAAAACGGCGGTAGTGATCGGCGGCGGCTATATCGGCCTGGAGATGGCCGATGCGCTGACGCATAAAGGCGTGCGGGTGACCCTGATCGAATTTGCCCCGCAGGTGCTCACCACTTTAGATCCGGAACTGGGGCGACTGATCCATGCCGAACTCGGCTCCAGGGGTGTAGAAATCTTGACAGGCCATGCCGTCGAGCGCATCGAACGTTCGGATGGCAGGCTTCTCGTGCGCGTCGCCTCCGGCCAAGCCGTGGCCGCGGACATGGTCGTGGTCGCCGCCGGGGCCAAACCGTCCGTCGAACTGGCTAATACCGCCGGCATCGACCTCGGCGTCGGCGGGGCCATCGAGGTGGACCGCACCATGGCCACTCGGCTTGCGGATATCTGGGCGGCCGGGGATTGCGTTCACACCTGGCATCGCATCCTGGGCCGCTACGTCTACATGCCCCTGGGCACCACGGCCCACAAACAAGGCCGGGTGGCCGGCGAAAACATGCTCGGCGGCCGGTGCCAGTTTCAGGGCAGCCTGGGCACCCAGGTGGTCAAAGTCTTCGACAGCGTGGCGGCCCGCACCGGCCTGCGGGACAACGAAGCGCGTGCGGCGGGATTCGATCCGATCACAGTAGCCCTCACCACATGGGATCACAAGGTTTACTATCCGGGCGCCAAGCAACTGCACATCCGACTGACCGGGGACCGGCACACCGGAAGACTTCTCGGCGCGCAGATGGTGGGGCACCGGAACGCAGAAGTCTCCAAACGCATCGATATCGTGGCCGCGGCCCTGTACAATGAAATGCGCATCGGTGCACTGTGTGACCTGGACCTGTCTTACACACCGCCGCTCTCCAGCCCCTGGGACCCGGTGCAGATGGCGGCCATGCAATGGCTCGGAATGATCCGGCAGTCAGGATAA
- the arsB gene encoding ACR3 family arsenite efflux transporter: MNAKKPFDDQRKMTGVFERFLSVWVVLCIIAGIALGKVAPGVARYLDSLAISVNGAPVISIPIAVCLFFMMYPIMVKIDFAEVIKAGKSGKPVFLTLFVNWAVKPFTMYGIALFFLGTLFYGFIGPDAVDHVKMPFGLDLPVGANHGAGRVVLIEGIKMLEVPLWRSYLAGCILLGVAPCTAMVLVWGFLSKGNDGLTLVMVAINSLTMLLLYGLLGGFLLGVGRLPVPWQALLLSIAIYVALPLVAGYLSRRWIIAAKGEKWFKEKFLHVLTPITIIALLITLVLLFSFKGEVIVANPLTILWIAIPLFIQTMLIFWLAYGLARLLKLRYADAAPAAMIGASNHFEVAIATATMLFGLSSGAALATVVGVLIEVPVMLMLVKICLGTQAWFGQPQ, translated from the coding sequence ATGAATGCGAAAAAGCCTTTCGACGATCAACGTAAAATGACCGGCGTCTTCGAACGATTCCTCTCGGTCTGGGTGGTGCTTTGCATCATCGCCGGCATCGCGCTGGGCAAGGTAGCACCCGGTGTGGCCCGCTACCTGGACAGCCTGGCCATTTCGGTCAACGGGGCGCCCGTCATCTCCATCCCCATTGCGGTCTGCCTCTTCTTTATGATGTATCCCATCATGGTCAAGATCGACTTTGCCGAGGTGATCAAGGCCGGCAAGAGCGGCAAGCCGGTCTTCCTGACCCTCTTCGTCAATTGGGCTGTCAAACCGTTCACCATGTACGGCATCGCCCTCTTTTTCCTGGGGACCCTCTTTTACGGGTTCATCGGCCCCGATGCCGTGGATCACGTGAAAATGCCCTTCGGCCTCGATTTGCCGGTGGGCGCCAATCACGGGGCCGGCAGAGTTGTGCTGATCGAGGGGATCAAGATGCTGGAGGTTCCCCTGTGGCGCAGCTACCTGGCCGGCTGCATCCTGCTGGGCGTCGCGCCCTGCACGGCCATGGTGCTGGTGTGGGGGTTCCTGTCCAAGGGCAACGACGGCCTGACCTTGGTCATGGTGGCCATCAACTCGCTCACCATGCTGCTGCTCTACGGCCTGCTGGGCGGTTTCCTGCTGGGCGTGGGGCGTCTGCCGGTCCCCTGGCAGGCCTTGCTGCTCTCCATCGCCATCTACGTGGCCCTGCCCCTGGTGGCCGGATACCTGTCGCGCCGTTGGATCATCGCCGCCAAGGGTGAAAAGTGGTTCAAGGAGAAGTTCCTGCATGTGCTCACGCCCATTACCATCATCGCCCTGCTCATCACCCTGGTGTTGCTCTTCTCCTTCAAGGGCGAGGTGATCGTGGCCAATCCCCTCACCATCCTGTGGATCGCCATTCCCCTGTTCATCCAGACCATGCTCATCTTCTGGCTGGCCTATGGGCTGGCGCGCCTGTTGAAGCTCCGCTATGCGGACGCGGCGCCTGCGGCCATGATCGGCGCATCCAACCATTTCGAGGTCGCCATCGCCACGGCCACGATGCTCTTCGGTCTCTCGTCGGGAGCGGCCCTGGCCACGGTGGTGGGGGTGCTCATCGAAGTGCCGGTGATGTTGATGCTGGTAAAAATATGCCTGGGCACCCAGGCATGGTTCGGGCAACCGCAGTGA
- a CDS encoding thioredoxin family protein has protein sequence MEIKVLGPGCPKCKQAEKVVREAVAESGVTADVEKVTDVMKIAGYGVFGTPAVIVDGQVKCVGKIPSKADVKAWIGKTS, from the coding sequence ATGGAAATTAAAGTATTGGGCCCTGGCTGCCCGAAATGTAAGCAGGCGGAAAAAGTGGTCAGGGAAGCCGTCGCCGAATCCGGCGTCACGGCCGATGTGGAAAAGGTGACCGATGTGATGAAGATCGCCGGATACGGCGTTTTCGGCACACCGGCGGTGATCGTCGACGGCCAAGTGAAGTGCGTGGGAAAAATCCCCAGCAAGGCGGATGTCAAAGCCTGGATCGGCAAAACTTCCTGA
- a CDS encoding permease has translation MKERNKLVLIVGVFIAAYYIPWTHPVIRQSGLEAFLMLQEYAREHVLTCLIPAFFIAGAIAVFVSQASVLKYFGAQAGKFLSYSVASVSGTILAVCSCTVLPLFAGIYTRGAGIGPATAFLYSGPAINVLAITLTAKILGWQLGVARAVGAILFAIVTGLLMALIFRKDDAARTIGQIYVPDEEARERTLLQDALYIGTMVLILIFAAFAKPAPGATGLWPAIFAAKWYITAALLVVLTFMVKAWFTGEERKSWIESTWGFMKQIFPLLAGGVLVAGFMLGRPGHPALIPEQWIASLLGGNSLQANFIAALAGALMYFATLTEVPILQGLLGSGMGQGPALALLLAGPALSLPNMLVIGSVMGVKKTATFCGLIVVMSTIAGMLYGAFYG, from the coding sequence ATGAAGGAACGCAACAAGCTGGTGTTGATCGTGGGCGTATTCATTGCAGCCTACTATATCCCCTGGACCCATCCGGTCATCCGCCAATCGGGTCTCGAAGCATTTCTCATGCTGCAGGAGTATGCCCGCGAGCATGTGCTCACCTGCCTGATCCCTGCCTTTTTCATTGCCGGCGCCATTGCCGTGTTCGTCTCCCAGGCGTCGGTACTCAAGTATTTCGGGGCCCAGGCCGGCAAGTTCCTGTCCTACTCTGTGGCCTCGGTCTCAGGCACCATCCTGGCCGTCTGTTCCTGCACCGTACTGCCCCTGTTCGCCGGCATTTATACCCGGGGCGCGGGCATCGGTCCGGCCACGGCGTTTCTCTACTCCGGACCGGCCATCAATGTGCTGGCCATCACCCTGACGGCCAAGATTCTCGGTTGGCAACTGGGCGTTGCCCGGGCCGTGGGCGCGATCCTCTTCGCCATCGTGACCGGCCTGCTCATGGCGCTGATCTTCCGCAAGGACGATGCGGCGCGCACTATCGGCCAGATCTATGTCCCCGACGAGGAAGCCAGGGAACGCACCCTGCTGCAGGACGCCCTGTACATCGGCACCATGGTGCTAATCCTGATCTTCGCCGCGTTCGCCAAACCGGCTCCCGGCGCCACCGGGCTGTGGCCGGCGATCTTCGCGGCCAAGTGGTACATCACGGCCGCGCTGCTGGTCGTACTAACCTTCATGGTCAAGGCCTGGTTCACCGGCGAGGAACGCAAGAGCTGGATCGAATCCACCTGGGGTTTCATGAAGCAGATCTTTCCGCTGCTGGCCGGCGGCGTGCTGGTGGCCGGCTTCATGCTGGGCCGTCCCGGCCATCCGGCCTTGATTCCCGAGCAGTGGATCGCCTCGCTGCTGGGCGGCAACTCGCTGCAGGCCAACTTCATCGCCGCCCTGGCCGGTGCGTTGATGTATTTCGCCACCCTGACCGAAGTGCCGATCCTGCAAGGGCTTCTGGGTTCCGGCATGGGTCAGGGGCCGGCATTGGCCCTGCTGCTGGCCGGCCCGGCCCTGTCGCTGCCCAACATGCTGGTGATCGGCAGCGTCATGGGGGTGAAGAAGACGGCCACCTTCTGCGGCCTCATCGTGGTGATGTCGACCATCGCCGGGATGCTTTACGGCGCCTTTTACGGGTAG